AGCCAAGTTTAGCAACCGCTAACATTTACATTCTAGGTAACAAAAATGCACTTTCTGATCGCATAGAAAACGACCTTAATCTTTATGGTTTGAAAGTGACTCAAATAACGGAATACGCAGACGATATTGTTAAGCAAATCAGAACGAAAAAGTACAGTAAATCGACCACTGTCATTTTCGCTGAAGATGATTCGTTCCGAGTTAACGACCATTCCGACAACTTAGATAAACTGCATCAAAACGGCGCTACTATTTGTCTCCTTCGTTCATTTCTCAGCGAACCAGGTGATATTGGTAACAGTATCACCGCTCAAGTATCACAACCGCTACTTGGCATACGCTTAATAAAAGCCATTGAACTTTGCGATGTACAGGGCTCTGCTGCTCGCTCAGAAGCCAATCAACAAGATCTAATGCCTCAACATAAAATTCTGATCGTGGAAGACAATAAAATAAACCAAAAGATTGCTGGCCTTCACGTAAGTAAAAGTGGCTTTGACTTCGAATTTGCAAACAATGGCCAAGAAGCCGTGGATATGTTTGCTAATAACTCTCTTTACGCGGCAATATTGATGGATTGTATGATGCCAGTTATGGATGGATTTCAAGCAACAGTCAACATCCGAAGAATTGAAGAGGAAACAAAAGCAAAACGTCGTATCCCTATTATTGCACTTACCGCCAGTGTGATTGATGATGATATTCAAAAGTGTTTCGATGTAGGAATGGACGACTATGTACCAAAGCCATTCAAGTTCGAAATGTTGGAAGAGAAAATCCTAGCCGCTGTTGAGACAATGCCTTTGCCTGTCACCTCTCATCAAAAGTCGACATCAGTAGCATCAACTGTCATTCCTATTAATAACTCAAGCAAAGCCAAACAGACATTGCCAGAAGAAACAGAACAAAACACAGTGCCGAGTAAATCTGAAAAGATACTTCTTGTCGAAGACAATCGCGTGAATCAGAAGGTGGCATCTTTAATGCTGAAAAAAGCGGGCTATGCATTTGAAATTGCAGACAATGGACTAATCGCTGTTGATATGTATAAGAGCGACAGTAACTTTGACATTATTTTAATGGATTGCATGATGCCAGTAATGGACGGTTTCACCGCAACTCGAGCGATTAGAGAATACGAGAGAAATCTAGGTTTAAATAAAACGCCTATTATCGCGTTAACCGCCAGCGTTATCGATGATGACATTCAAAAGTGCTTTGATTCGGGAATGGATGGGTACGTCGCGAAGCCCGTAAGAAAAGACAAACTATTCCATCAAATAGAAAGTGCAACTTGTTAGACGAGATGACCCACACACGAGTCGCACAGTTCAGGACAAGACAAAAAAGCCAATCGAATATATCAACTGACTTCTTAATTGTTCAACGTTGTTATTGAAGATATTACGAGCTTGGCGCTACTCGCTTCTCTTTCAGCTGATCAATCACGTAACTCGGAGCCACTTTCGAAAGCTCAACTAAGCATTCATCCGTTTTCTCATTACCGTAGCGTACGTAAATGTCACATACTGCGTACAACTGCTCTGGGGAACCCGATATTAGGTACGCTTTTTCAAACGACTTGGTCGACTTGTCGATATCCAACTCTTCTTGTAATACCCCATTGAGGTACCAGTAATAGCTGTTATCTTGCGCTAACTTAGCGGCCACTTCAATCTCATTGGCCGCAGCGTTCTTGTCTTCAAGGCGAACCAAAGTTAAAGATTTAGAGTAATGTAGAGCTGCGTTGTCAGGCACATGTTTCAAACCGCGATCCAATACATCGACCGCTTGTTGGTCTTTTTTCTGCGCTCGGAAATTATCAGCGTAACTTAACCAAACTTGTGGCTCTTTTTTATGCATTTTGCTCAGGTCTAGATAAACCGTTTCCGCCTTATCCCATTCGTTGTGCCAGCGAAGTACATCAGCAAACAGCAATTGATATTTTTCAGATTCTTGCGTTTCTAAGAAACTGATCAACTCTTTTACTGGTGGTTCGATTTGCGCTTTTTGTTGATCATCTAAGGCATTAAAGTCACGAATTAGATTTGATGTTGCCGTGTGGCGAACCATGGTATCGCTGTCTTTAAGCAAGGGAGATACCAATGCCCAACGGTGCTCTAATTGATAAGGTTCAGAGCCAATCACAGACGCTTCACGAACTTCAGGGTCTTGATCTTTCAAACTTCTAGCAACCGCCACCAGCGCATTCTGGCTTGGGTATGAAGCTAACTCTTGCAGCGCTCCAGTACGGTTTTCAATAGACTGATTCTGATCTTGCGCCATGTAAGACAACTGTTGAATGCGGGTTTGAGTGTCCGTCATTTCAAGCACTTGATTGATATTTTGTGCCGGAGCATCAACGGTTTGTTGAACGCTATTAGCTGCCATCGCTGACGTTGAAATCAATGCGGACGTTGAAATAAACAAAGCAACCGCTGTCGCTAAACTCTTCTTGATCATAGTATTACCTTAAGCTGGAGAACTTAGCCTGTCCCTAGACTCATATCTGATTAAATTTCGTTAGGATCGATAGACCTAGACACTGAGTTAAAACTTAGTCTCAAACGTCGTTTGTTTTGCCAGTTCTGCTCGACGCGCCATCATCACAGAATCACTGTACTTACCATGAGCAACAGGGTGTCTCATCGCACGCGCGATATACGCCATCGATTTATCAACATGAGAGAAGAACTTGTGCCAGCCCGC
This genomic window from Vibrio toranzoniae contains:
- a CDS encoding tetratricopeptide repeat protein gives rise to the protein MIKKSLATAVALFISTSALISTSAMAANSVQQTVDAPAQNINQVLEMTDTQTRIQQLSYMAQDQNQSIENRTGALQELASYPSQNALVAVARSLKDQDPEVREASVIGSEPYQLEHRWALVSPLLKDSDTMVRHTATSNLIRDFNALDDQQKAQIEPPVKELISFLETQESEKYQLLFADVLRWHNEWDKAETVYLDLSKMHKKEPQVWLSYADNFRAQKKDQQAVDVLDRGLKHVPDNAALHYSKSLTLVRLEDKNAAANEIEVAAKLAQDNSYYWYLNGVLQEELDIDKSTKSFEKAYLISGSPEQLYAVCDIYVRYGNEKTDECLVELSKVAPSYVIDQLKEKRVAPSS